The following DNA comes from Methanomassiliicoccales archaeon.
GGGGTCGACGGCGTTCTCCGAGGCGAGCATGTTGTCCATCATATCCCGGCGCAACCTCTCGTCCCCCGGTTCGGCAGAGTAACGTTCCATACCCTCCATGATCGCGGAGACCCGCGCCTGCTCCCGGCTTGCCCCTTTACCATTGTATATGGATATCGCACCCTCCTTGGCCATGGGCCTGATGCTAGAGAACACCGGTATTCCAATGCGATCGAGGTCGGTGATGTCCGCCACTCGAGTGATGCCAGCCTTAGAGAGCAATGGTTCGACCCTTTTCAGGGTGGTGAGCGGATCAACAGCGCGGTGACCGTCCTTGGTATAGGTCTTGGGGGCGGGTCGTAGCTCCATGGAAGGGGTTAACCATCAGGGCGGTCAATAAATCTTTGGTGTCATCCCTCTCGACCTTCTTCCTTTTCCGCCAGGGGAGTTGCTAGGTCGAACATGGCATCCTCGTTCATACCGATCCTCTCTATGAGTATGTCCACCTCCACCCTTTGAATATACGGTATATTGACGATCTTGTCCTGAATGAGGTCATACAGCTTATCAACGCTGGTTGCGTAGACCTCACATATCAGAGAGTGATCGCCGAACACCTTGTAGACATATTGTATCTCATGATATTTTTTCAACTCATCGATGACCGATGTCAAGGGGGCGC
Coding sequences within:
- a CDS encoding Lrp/AsnC family transcriptional regulator, yielding MDTTDLEILRMLRRNAREGLSSIADRLGVSKATISRRISRLEDDGYVQAYTMQVNTTKMGLMRALIGLQVVGAPLTSVIDELKKYHEIQYVYKVFGDHSLICEVYATSVDKLYDLIQDKIVNIPYIQRVEVDILIERIGMNEDAMFDLATPLAEKEEGREG